Within Thermoanaerobaculia bacterium, the genomic segment TGTGGCGATGCGGCTCCTCCAGTATCCCGCGGCCTTCCACGCGCGGCTCTACCAGGCCGGATCGTGGATGGGCGTCCTGATCGTCCTCGCGCTCGTGCTCTTCACGGTCAACCTCTACAAGACGATGCGCGCGAAGACCGCGCCGCCCACAGCGCTCCGGACCGCCGAGCCGGAGCTCCGTCCGTCGCGGCCGACGTTCGTATCGAGCCTGCCCGTCCGATGAGCGCGCCGGACCGCATTCTCGACGTTCGCCCGATCCTGCAGTCGGGGGGCGACCCGTTGAACGAGATCCTCGCGGCCGCCGATACGGTGCCCGAAGGGGGATCGCTCGTCGTCATCGCGCCGTTCGAG encodes:
- a CDS encoding DUF2249 domain-containing protein, coding for MSAPDRILDVRPILQSGGDPLNEILAAADTVPEGGSLVVIAPFEPMPLYGVMRQLGFSHETETETGGGFRIVFTRGPG